A segment of the Amia ocellicauda isolate fAmiCal2 chromosome 5, fAmiCal2.hap1, whole genome shotgun sequence genome:
ttttgacaatttcccaaattgtctcttcagccacatcgctggggagtttgttcagattgtgatgcctctctgtgtaaagaagtgtttcctgttttctgtcttgaatgccttgaagtccaatttccatttgtgtccccgggtgcgtgtgtccctgctgatctggaaaagctcctctggtttgatgttgtcgatgcctttcatgattttgaagacttgagtcaagtccccacgtagtctcctttgttccagggtgaaaaggttcagttccctctgtctctcctgtATCAGGACTGTAACTGGCAATACAAACCTTTTACTTTCCTCAAGGTTGATCTATTTCATTTTCTGCTCCCATAGTGATGGGTTGGGCTTCACCGCAGTTTCCATAGCCACGGTTATCCTGGTACTGGGGTTTGATTTGTCGCTCTGTGCAATTTAATTGTTAACTACACATTCCCCCTGCACGTCATATTCCCGCCCGATTCATTGGTTGAGACATTCTTGTCCCAACCTCTCCAGCAATGCCTGGGGGTATATTCCAGTAACGGGGACCTGTCTGTCAACCTCTTCTAGGTACATCGGCGCACTGGGGGCGCGAGTCATCTGCGACAACATCCCAGGGCTGGTGAACAAGCAGAGGCAGCTGTGTCAGAGGCACCCGGACATCATGCAGTCCATTGGCGACGGCGCCAAGGAGTGGATCAAGGAGTGCCAGCACCAGTTCCGCCATCACCGCTGGAACTGCAGCACGCTGGACCGCGACCACACGGTCTTCGGGCGGGTCATGCTGCGCAGTAAGTGTGTGTAGattttatattcttattttataCAGCGTTCTGATTTTAATATTGAGTCTTTGGGCAGATGGACTACCTAAAGCGATGGTTTTCAATTATCTGTAGCTTGCATGGGGATGGGGTCCGTGTGTAAGAGAGCAAGACATCCAAACCAGTCATATCTCTGCTTGGACTCTTGTTTCTAAACTGGAGAAATGCATCATATCCGTGTCGTGTTTTTTCCCAAAACAGTGTTCGTAAATCCTTCTAAAGTAGCATGTGCCTCCCCTGTCAAAAGACTGCCAGCTGTTACTGACACATGCTGACACATAAACAGATTCCCTTAGATGTTTACAGTCGCTAATGGAAAACAATGGTGTTGTGTGCGTTGGTGATACACACTGAGAGCGAGAGACGTATTACTGCTGTCATCACAGTTTTAAGGCTGATATAACCAAAACCGAGCAAGACAAGGCCCATTTGTCAAAAAGATTTCTCCTTTTCATCGGGGGGGGGTGATATTGTATGTTCCTTTATGAGTGCCTTCTCCCATCGGCACCGAGTTCATCATTTTTGCCAAGTAACACAAGATAGCAGTTTAAAGAGTGGAAAATTTATTTTGTCTACAAAATTGTTTCTGTGAAATGGGTTTCATTcctaaaaaacataaaatatgatTGTTGCCACTTTATTTGCCTTATGGGCATTGTTTGGTTGAGTAATGCTCTGCAGGCGTTCTGCAGGCCAGTAACTCATCGCCCGAGAGTAGCTGGAGTCTGAAAACGGGTAGCAGAGAAGAAGATATCTCAATGCGGGTGATATATAAACAGTAATTGGAGATGTAAATATTTGGAAGGATGTTTCTGGCACAGAGACAAATGCTGACTCTAGAACATATGCGCAGCATTGTAATTCTGTTTATGACACAGAATGGAACGAGTCAAGAGAGGCCTAATAATCTCAATCTCTTCATTTGGACTAACATAGGCAGCTATCACTGGAAACACAGGTGATTTTTATATAGAAATAGGAGATTTTTCCGGCACAgttgtgatttaaatgtttatcGTGGTTAGTGGAAGAAAAACAAGCTTCACAGTCGAGACTtcattcattaaatattgtccatcattttgtttttataaaaaggTGTAAAAACAGCCCAAATATAAAGAAGCGGGAAAACTGACCACTTTCAATAACGGATCTGTGTCTTGTGTGCTTGAAGTTGTCAAGACCTGCCATTTTACATGAGTAGCCTTCGCATGGAGGTCACatcaaagacaaaacacagGGCACAAAAAGGAAGCATCAAGACATCAGTGTCTGCTAAGAGATGATGCAGAATCTCAAGGAGAAATCTAATATTTATACCACTGATATCTCCACTGTTTTTGATGGGTCTTTGTCTGAAAAGCTCTTAATATGAAttgtccttttaaaaaaaaatgtaactgagGAGGCTATGTATTTCTCCCGGTGCTCTGGTGCATGCCTCCCTCTCACTGTTTGCTCGTGGTCTGTGTCCCGCAGGCAGCCGCGAAGCCGCGTTCGTCTACGCCATCTCCTCCGCCGGCGTGGTCTATGCCATCACCAGGGCCTGCAGCCAGGGGGAGCTCAAGACCTGCAACTGCGATCACCGGCGGGGCCAGGAGAGCGACGGCACGGGGGACTTCGACTGGGGCGGCTGCAGTGACAACATCAGCTACGGCATCAGGTTTGCCAAGGACTTTGTGGATGCCAAGGAGAAGAAGGTCAAGGACGCCCGCGCTCTCATGAACCTGCACAACAATCGCTGTGGCAGGGCGGTAAGGCACTAAAATCTCAGGGGGGATATGCTGATGTTTCTATAGTCCTTCTTCTCAAACAGAGCTGTTATAACCCCACTCCGCCCTCCTGTCCACAGGCGGTGAAGCGCTTCATGAAGCTGGAGTGTAAGTGTCATGGGGTGAGCGGCTCCTGTACATTAAGGACTTGTTGGTCGGCCATGTCAGACTTCCGGAAGACGGGAGACTTCCTCCGCAAGAAGTATAATGGTGCCATCCAGGTCACCATGAACCAGGATGGGACAGGCTTCACGGTGGCCAACAAGAACTTCAGGAAGGCCACTAAGAACGACCTGGTGTACTTCGAGAACTCTCCGGACTACTGCCTCATGGACAAAGCTGCAGGTAGGTCACAGCCCACTTGAGTGTTTGCTGCCAAAATTTGGAGAGTCacataataaatgaataaataaaattaccCATCCACCAATGAAAAATTCGTTTTCCAAAACCCGATGTTGGTGTCATGTTTGACTGATATACATTTTTCCACCCAAAAATGGGAGCACGGGAAGGTAGAAATGGCTCCGCAGCCAGTGGGTATGACAGAGAAAACACATGGGACAATGGAGTTGGTGATCTTACATCCATACAAAGAAATGGAAAAGACGGAGCAAACTATCTCTACCAGCAAGAAGAACTCAACGCAACAAAAAGAGAATCTAACCGTGCAGGACCTCACATGAAAAATGAGAAGTACAGATATGTTCTCCACAGTGTTAGTATTGTGGAAGCTTTAAAATGGTGCATGAATCATCACGAGCCTTGTTAGCCTTAGCCTGTGCTTTCACGGAAGACTAGTGAGTCAATTAAGCTTCAGGTGAATAAAGCATGGGCCTACACACATCAAATCCCTGGGAAGCCAACCTGCATGCCCCATGGGCCTGCAATCCTGGCCGGCTTAGGGATGGTTTATAATTATTTGACCTCCTGTCGGCCGTTAATTCCATCGAGAGGTGTATGGCCGTGCACTGTAGACTCAGCCAGGCCTGCAGTGTGAAGAAAGAGTTTGCCACACACATATGCAATCGCTCAACAACTAGACTGTGGCTAAGGTTTGCCCTCCTGTATCCCCAAGCAGAGGACTGAAAAGAAGCTAACTGACAGGGTGCAAACATTTTGAATTTTTGATGGTTCTTAATGAGACATAAACAAATCGTCCAAATTCTAGAACTCCAGAAAATGATcagtgttctttcttttttggtcGCAACCCAAATCGGTCAATGGTCTAAATAGTTTTTCAGCGCATCTTACTCAAGCAATACTAGTCAATCCTATACATCTTTTACTAAGCATGCTTTGACGAAGTGTCATAGAGTTTGGACTATGGCATGTCTGAGCACGTTTGAAACAACCCTGCAGAAGTATAGCCATACTAATGCTGCAAATAATAGTTGTGTTAGGTACAGGCTTTTAAATTCAAAGGTGACTTGAATAATCcaagtaaacaattgaacatTAAACACATCCCTGCTGTTTTCTATGCCATACTGTAAGTCTGCTGTTGAGGCATTGCTGTTCTTATGGGCAGATGATGACATGAAAGTCAGAATCAAGAGGAGACCGTACCTGTAGGCTCTTGATCAAAATCTCCAGCACAACCAGTTACCACAAAGcgatacagtacagtattagcAGCTGAAAACATGGGGGAAAATTGGCAGTTTGTGGTTAAAGTAGTTACATTATCTGCACTGAAGAATTGAAACCTTGGGGAACCAAACATGTAGCATGTTCCAAAATAAGACATGAAAACGAAGAAGATGAGGAAAGAAGGGTTATAGCATTAAAATAGATGTTTCAAGGTGTctctgctgtgtgttttttttttccatccagCAGTGACCCCCCCTGCATTACCTCACTGAATTCTCACACCTGCCCCCTATTAACATGTCTCTGTAAGGAGGCTGCTCTTTGCTCGGGGCCAGGTGGTGTCTCCTCGCCTGGTTAAGCCCCGTCACTCTCCCACACGGCAGCCATTCCCCCTCCAGCGACAGGCAAGGTCCCCCACGGGAGCCACAGGAGGGGCATTGAGACCAGCTACCTAACCTGCAGACAACAACGGATTAATATCGGTTTCATTGTAACTGTTTTACAATCTTAGAGGCTTTGTCTGTTATTGCCCTCTCCAATGACAGGATACCATGATGAACTAAAACACTGTTGTTCATTTGTCTGTTGTTTAATAACGTTTGCAAAAGGTTTTCACTTGATACAATCTTCCATCAAGTACTGGGTTTGTAGCTTGTGTTTGGTGGACAGTTGGCTTTAACCCAGGCTGCACACCTTGGGAAATGCTTGGGTGCTTCAGGGTCACTAGTCTACATGATCAATCACCTCTCGTTCCACTGAGCTGTTAATGCAGCATCGATAAAACGATTGCTTCTCAAGTAACAAATGCAGAACAAAGCATACCTATAATGTCTAATCGTGTCTGTCATCCAATTGTCCTGATCTCCACACACATTCTTTGGAGTTAACCGAGGTCGTTTTTGGGGGGGAACGTCTGAGGGGGGGTTGCGCTTGCAGAAGCTTATAAGAGTGCTTCTTCGTGAGGTCATTCTCTCCTCCATTAGTCTCCCTCTCCTGGGAATTCACAGCCCAAGGATATCGTGGTTGTGCCCAGGTCTCATTTTTCAAATCCTGATCTCCTGTTCTCTGTTGTTCCCCTTGTTTGTTTGTCGAGTGCTGTGGGGAAGTAGAATCCGGTTTTGTCGTGGCCCCTGGACGCCACCGACCACGACACTGAAGCTGAGAGTTTGTGGTGTTCTCATATTGATGTTGAATGATATCGTTTTCGATTTTGATCACGGTTTGGCCACTATCTCTTCTCTTCTTATGCCTATACATTTATGGTTCCAGTGAAAGACTTGGAGATTCATTATTCTCATGGTATTTCTAATACTAATACTTAAATGCTTAAGCTTAACCATACGTTCCTTCTGATTTGCTACACTGGATTATGATGAGGTCACAATATACCCTGGTATATGTGTGTTGAAGCTGGGCAACAGTACAGATTCACATTCTTCACACTTTTCTTCAGCCACCTCCCAACAGTCCATTGTTTTGATTCAACCAGCagcttgtgtatttatttatttttaaatcgaCGATAGTAGAAAGGTTAAGAACTCCCAGATGAAAAGTAAAATCATAttctaggtgtgtgtgtgtgtgtggcttccCTGACGTCTTGTTTCTGTGCTCCTAGGCTCCCTGGGCACGGCCGGCCGGGTGTGCAATAAGTCCTCCAGCGGGACGGACGGCTGCGAGGTGATGTGCTGCGGCCGGGGCTACGACACCACGCGCGTCAAG
Coding sequences within it:
- the wnt2bb gene encoding wingless-type MMTV integration site family, member 2Bb isoform X2: MFGLSRVHGSARIHGKPSSATGGPGLRHLSRTGGPSPEGSNATSRLYFAFILLLLVLTPRVDSSWWYIGALGARVICDNIPGLVNKQRQLCQRHPDIMQSIGDGAKEWIKECQHQFRHHRWNCSTLDRDHTVFGRVMLRSSREAAFVYAISSAGVVYAITRACSQGELKTCNCDHRRGQESDGTGDFDWGGCSDNISYGIRFAKDFVDAKEKKVKDARALMNLHNNRCGRAAVKRFMKLECKCHGVSGSCTLRTCWSAMSDFRKTGDFLRKKYNGAIQVTMNQDGTGFTVANKNFRKATKNDLVYFENSPDYCLMDKAAGSLGTAGRVCNKSSSGTDGCEVMCCGRGYDTTRVKSITKCECKFKWCCAVECKDCEETVDVHTCKAPKRAEWADQT
- the wnt2bb gene encoding wingless-type MMTV integration site family, member 2Bb isoform X1 encodes the protein MFGLSRVHGSARIHGKPSSATGGPGLRHLSRTGGPSPEGSNATSRLYFAFILLLLVLTPRVDSSWWYIGALGARVICDNIPGLVNKQRQLCQRHPDIMQSIGDGAKEWIKECQHQFRHHRWNCSTLDRDHTVFGRVMLRSKCSREAAFVYAISSAGVVYAITRACSQGELKTCNCDHRRGQESDGTGDFDWGGCSDNISYGIRFAKDFVDAKEKKVKDARALMNLHNNRCGRAAVKRFMKLECKCHGVSGSCTLRTCWSAMSDFRKTGDFLRKKYNGAIQVTMNQDGTGFTVANKNFRKATKNDLVYFENSPDYCLMDKAAGSLGTAGRVCNKSSSGTDGCEVMCCGRGYDTTRVKSITKCECKFKWCCAVECKDCEETVDVHTCKAPKRAEWADQT